Sequence from the Panicum virgatum strain AP13 chromosome 5N, P.virgatum_v5, whole genome shotgun sequence genome:
TGACACCAACTTGAACAAAAAGGAGGAATTCAACACCAATAGGCCATGCTGAATCAATATGATTGATGTGTCCCTGATCCAAACAACATGAATAAACTTTATTTTTAACAGATGGAACAGCATATATGAATCTGCTGTCACAAACAAAATGCCATGGTCTGTGAAGCCGATTCAGGATATCGTCCTCAACGTGGCTCATAGATGTCTCCAGAATGCAATGTGGTGTGAGAGACTTGTCATGGCAAGTCAATCTTCCCTCCACAATATTAATCTTATACACAGTTGAGTAAGAAGGCTCTTGGCAAATAATATATAATGTTTTGTTGGTCCGGATAGCAGATCCCTCAAGCATAACAGCGCATGACAATGGCATTTCATTCCAGAATTCTCTGCAAGAATTGTAAAATAGTGTCATTTAAGCATAAAAAATGCAAGAAACCTTAATGAAGTCGAACTGAAACATGTATTTCTAAATAAAGTTTTTTCTTTAGATAGTAAGAATGCAAACCTGCAACAAGCAAGCATATTGTAGGACTTGACCACATTGGAGCTGGCTGGAACTTCCATGTCCTCCAGCAGCATTAAGGATTCTGTTACATCCGGTTTCATCCTTTTCGGAGGGGGTGTTGCACTCTCATGGTTGAACTCCTCATACTCCCTAGTTTACATTCAAAAAGAAACATTTTTTCTGTAGAAGAGTTTGTGACTTGTAATGCAAAAACAAGAAAAGATTTCATactgaattcaaaaaaattcagtTAAAGGACTCTTTAGGATACTCCTCTGATCAAATATATAACTACACAAATCATTTAGGACATGAACATGGTCTGTAGAGTGGAACTTTTGCCTgataatttacataaaatatgATATCTGCAAGCATTTTTAATGATGGATCTACTGACATCAGAGTTACCCAATCAACCTATCTAATTCTTCACATATTGACATGCAAAGTTAACAAAAAAGATTGATAAGAATCAGGAAACAATTTATATTTAAGATCGAAAGAagtaccaatttttttttgaacgaaccgcACAAGATAGTGCGagtttctattgatatagcagaagaaTACAAAATTACAATCCTGGGAGACCATagacagaagaaaaaaaagaaacaaaacaagatAGATAcacccggttggattgggacgtcaACACGGGGAACACTGCAACTCGACTCTCCCGAGGAACACCATACCTCAACTCTCACCCGGTTGGATTGGGGCATCAACACGGGAAAACACTCAAAACTGCAGAGCCACGGCGGCCGAGTAAGTCAAGTTGTCATGACAGCCAACCTCCTTCTTCCTAGGAAGTCGCCGTCGAAACACGATCCCGCGTCGTTaagaagtcaagaaaaacaGACCGCACCACGCTGAGAAGGCCACCGCTATGCAGGATCTGTCGCCGTAGTGCCGCTGCCCCAGCAAACACCATCTGACGGAGTGAAACCATCGAATCCGGACCTCTCGCAGGCTGTCTCGCCGTCACCACTGCGATGACACAACGcacgggggcctcgccacaccCGCCGCTGGACCTCCTCCTCGCTCTCGTCGCCATGCAGAAGACATCGCACGCAGGGGCCTCGCCACATCCGCCACAGTACTCCGTGCCACAGATCCGTTCCTTAAGTCGCCATCAGGATGATGAATGGTGTTGCCCCATCTTTCAAGATCCCCATCAAACAGCCGAGTTGTGCCCGCCGAACGACCGCATCACGTTGCGCCACCCACGCAAGAGCCTCCGCCGCCATAATAGCAAGCCAAGTTGTCGCTTGCGCCATCTTTCGACGATTTACCACGCCGGAGTTGCGGAGCAAAGCTGATCAACCCGCCACAGTCCGCTGCAAACCAAGTCGTCCCACGGTGATGGTGCCGCAAGCGCCGCCTTCCAACGCAGTCCCACGCCGCACTGACAATTGCCCAGCAATGTCAACCGCCGCAGTCTGCTGCAAGCAGCCAGATCCAACATCCATGTGACAACCCCGGCCGCCAGTATGATTTTGGTTTCCGCCGTATGAGCTAGGCAACCCCCTTCGAGCTCGCCACCTGCACCAAGCCGTCCCGCCAAGCCACCGGTGGCCTTCCACCGCTTGGCCGAGAAGTATCTCCACCAGCGACGCCTTCAAGAAGGTAACGACGCCAAAGGCGCCGCCATTGCTCGTCCAACAAGTGGACAGGGCTTTCACCCGGAGAAACCCGAGCAGAAGGGATGGGCTCCAAGATGACACCCCCAACAGGGGGAACGACGCCCTCAGACGCCGTTGTCATCATTACCAGCAAGAAGCCGGCGAGGCTTTCGCCCGGAGAATCCCGTTTCATCTGCACGTCCATAGCCCGGCAAAGCAAGAAGTCCCccagggccggcggcgcagccgtGCCACCACGCATCGTAGCCAACTcgcacctcctcgcgccgcaGCACTCACAGTCGCCCGACGACCACCACCCACGGCCTCTCGCAGCACCTCGGAGTCccatccaccaccaccatgaCGAGATCCCGTCCACCACTGCCGCAGCACCTCATGACGTCCCGACGTCTGCAGGGTCTGCGCCGCAAGGATGGCACCGCGCTGCCATCCACGCCACCATGGCGTCGATGGAGCACGCAGGCCGACGCCAGCCACGCCACCTTGGTGTCGCTAGCGAGACCCGGGCCACCCTTGGCTGTGCCACCACGGCGCCGCCACACGTCGCAGAGCTGCATCCACGACCGGATCAACAGCAGACACCGCCGTCGATGCGCGAGCCTCCAtctccgcggccggcggccataGGCCAGCACCCAGCTAGCGCGTGGCATTGGCCCACATCGCCGCCAGGCCCCGATGCCGGTCGACGCAACCACTACCACGCACATGCGTGTGTAGCATGGTCGCACGCATGACCAGCGCGGCGCCTCCACATGCCGGGGTGGCCACCCCAaagcaggggcgaagccagacgAGAGAGTCGCCGGGGTCGGATGGCCTAAACGCTGAGGTCGGCCACATGGTTAAATAGTGCTAAACAGTAATCTTCCATTGATTTGATCAAATTTCGTCGGGTCCGGTGACCCCGACAGCTACAcgcagctccgcccctgcccCAAAGGGCGCCATCATCGTCATGCCCACGAGCACCTGCAGCTCGTGGGCGCGTGGCCGCCACTGAAGGCACCACCGGCGAGCATCCACCTGGACCACGAGCTGCGGAGCAGCAAGCACCGCCCCCTGCACCACCTCCCTGCAGCACCACCTCCCATGGCCGCGACTTCGCCTCCACGCGCCGACCCGATGTAGCGCAGCCCCGACGGAAGAGGTGCCGCCGGCGCAGATCCACAACCGCTGCCGCCGGATCCAGTCGTGGAGGCACCAGATCCGGGCCCGCCGGAGCCGCTGCAGCCCAACGCACGGCGGGATTCTCCGACGCCGcacggccgcgcccgccggcgaggaggaagagaaagggtggccccgccgccgccgtcctcgcgaGCCGCACGGGCTTCCGGCGGCTGGCtctagcggcggcgcggcgacggcgagacgGAGAaagcatagtcacaaagttcctgggtcgaccgggtcgaggaacggggtcgagggtcgagggacgtcactttataaaattgtggtacgaagggggtatatctctatggaacgataaattattatgtggaacgcGACTCTGATTCATCCGGGTCGATATTTTCGGGTCGATGCGTCTttaaaaagacaaaaactatatatatatgtgctactaatgaagaaactaatctgcacaagcatataagaaacatacaAAATAGTACATTTAGATCATACTACACGTATTCAGCTTATTATCTAATAAAAACCACCTCAATCTGCTATCAATAACcttcttatcccaattaaatctgttagcaatggggctgcgacccctctcaaaccgggacgcgatccaaccttgaatgggacactgaccctcttcgaccccgacccggaccccgaccctcgaatcggaacggcgttcccgggtcgtgggacgaggcatcgaccccgaattctGTGACTATGGGAGAAAGGCCCGGCAGCGGCGCTGGGGGGCGTCCGCCCGAGCCGCCCAGCGCGCGGGAGAGAGCGTCTGGTGTTGTTTTTTGCCTATAGTACCAAATTGTTATAGTTCTATGTAAGGATGTGATGCGAATATGAGAACAAAAGGCACAAGACATGGATGATAAAGAAAGGAAACTAGCCATCCAAAGAGAATAATGGGGAAAGGAAAGGATCCACATACTGTAGAAAGCTGAAGTCAGGGTAGGATTCAAGGTACTTGCTCGGTATCGTGTCTAAGCTGCGGATGGTGGAATGCAAGACTTTCACACCTTTGGGAACGAAGTGCTCACTGTCATCTCCCTTGACTCGAAATGTGGTGATCAGCACATGTTTAGCATCACAATTGCAGGGGAGCTTCAGGCTGATCCAGACAGAGCACATGATCCCACCACCAAGATATGAGAGGAAGTGTGGTGAACCCATACCCTTCATGGGTGAAAGGACAAACACGACCAAGTGTGGTAGGCGGTGCCATCTGATACCGATCCTGATCCTTGCGCAGCTTGTAGGCGTAGACAAAAGTTTTACAGAGGAAGTAGATGGTGTCATCTTCCTCCACGTACACACCACGTTCCCAGATTGGAATGTACATCCAATCTTCCCTGGCAGTGGCAACCACAGCCCAGGCACGAGTGGAGCAATTGAAGGCGTAGAAGAGGTTAAATGGCCAAAGCGACAATAGGATTGTGTTGCCGACCACCACATGCCCCTGGAGGGCAGGGATTGTATCGCTGAGCATGTCAGGGCCAGGTGGGGGAAGCTTCAACACGACGGTGCCGACCACCACCCACTTGGCAGCATCCTTGTCAAAGCGCTGCATCGCGAGGCTGGATGGGCCATAAACTTCAGTGAGGTACGGAGCCCAGAGATCGCCGGCGGCCGAGATGGGGCAGGTCGGCATAAAAGGCCCTACTTCTGGCGATAGGCCAGGCAGGCGTGACACAGTAATACCCctgtcgtcgtcggcggcgaggtccatATGCAGCTGCAGGGGAACGGGAGGGGAGATTTTGCTGGCAATGAGATCGGCGAAGTCGGCTTCCGAAGAGAAGAAGCAAAGCGAGAGGGAGCGGCCGTCCGGGCTGCCCACGGCGGTGGCAGAACGGATGTGCGATATAGGGGTCTTGGCCTTGTAGTAGTCGCCACCCAAGGTCTCCAGGGCGCCGCCAAGGACACGGCCGGAGCGCGCGACGCGGAATCGATGCAGGTGTAGCCAGCGCTCGCCCTCGAACGTTGCCATGATGCCGACCAGAACCGGCCGCGCGGGGATGTCATCCGCGTCGGTCGGCATGAAGGCGTACTCCCGGTTGGGATCAACGCGCGGGACCAGCGGCAAGCACAGCTTACTCCAGAGGCAGCAATGGCTCAAGGGacagtccgccgccgccggcgacatcgCGGATTGGATCGGTTCGCTAGGGTGTGTCTATCTATCTGCCGCTTTAAGCGAATTATGGTGATTCAGTCGCAGAAAAGAATTTGCTAATCGCAGGCGGATGTGCGGAAGCGGAATCTACCGGCCGAAACTAGAGGCCCATTAAGATGTTGCCCAAAAGCTGAGAAAATGCTCTCGGTTAGCTGGTCAGGCTCCCGGTGGTTGCAGGGTTCATTCCCAAAATAAGAAACGAAACGATTTTTGGATTGAATAGGAATATTTACGATGTTCAAATTCCCAAAAATATGAAACGAAACGATTTTGGATTGAATGGGAGCATTTTGTAATGATCAAAAGTCCAAACTTTCAGGATTGTTCTAAGGAATTGTTTCAAAACAATTTGACTTTTTCATTCGATTAATAAACATTTGAAAACTTTTTAgaatctttgaaaaaaaattaaaatgttTGGAAAAGTTCCTATTCATATTGTTTTGTAAACTATTCATAATGTTTTGAAAACAACTCAAAGTGTTTGGCAAAAGTTCCTATTCGGAATGTTTTGGAAATATTCAAAATGTCTGAAAACAATTCAGAATGTATCATTTGAAAACTTCCAAAGAATTGTTTCGAACTTTTCTAATTGTTTCGAAAACACTTCAGAATGTTCTGACATTTTAGAAATGTTTCGAATGACCAGAAAGATATGTGCAATTATGAATTGTTGCGAATGTTCCAAAAAAGGTATGAAATGTTAGTAAACAATTAAGCACGTTGTAAAGAATATTCCAAAAAAGTTCTAAAAAGCTGAAGAAATGTTGTTTAGGATATATAGAACATTGTAAATTGTTCTGAAGATATATTGTTTAGAATAAGAAAATGATATAATATTCCACACTTTTCGGATTTATGATTGTTTGAATAATAAAATTATAATTGCTCTAGCTAGATGTTTCATGTTTTAGAGATGTTGCTACGACAAAGAGAATCCAAAGAGACAGTGAAACTTGAAGAATCACCAGCCAAAATTTGTATAAAAAATAGGTGATATGATTGTCTCGACGTTATGATTAGGAAAAGGAATGGATAAAACCAAGGGGAAATGAGAATGGAATGGTGAACGGTACCTATCGTTGGAGCAATCTAATTAAGGGACATCATCAGAATAAGAGTTCGATGAGAAATCATATATCTACCGATTTGGCAAATTACCTACCATGATGAAGCCCTAACTCGAATGATCTCGGCTCGTCACATAAGCTGTGGCTtcgtctagttttttttttaagcaAGCCTCATCGATAGTTGTTGATGAAAAGTGAACCAGCGATGGAACAAccgaaaaaagagagaggacaCTAACGTGGGCTGCCCTTCCTTAATGGGCTGTCGAAATCATGGAGTCGCCTTGGATCGCTTTACCATTCACTTCGTGGAACTCGCTTGGCGAAACTGGGGGCTCTTTGTCTAAAGGAAGGGCAAAGTCAATGAAACAGCGTTGCAGTGCGAAGGGCTTCTGCGACAGCACAACGCACAGTAGCGCGCGACAAATAGACTTTGCGGTTCGCTAGGGTTTGGCCCTCCCTCCCCGACCTCCTCATTTCCCCACTTTTTATCTGTAGTAGATCTGGACAGAACGTGAGCGTCCTGTGGAGGGTGGAGCCCAAATGGTCGGCCCATAAGGATCCgataagaaaaaaaaggttaAACTCCTCGTTTCCTTTTTCTATAAGCGTCAAGCTACTTTAACATTCAAACATCCAAATATTCAACTAAATATTAGCTTTATATACGctaataattttttaatatgAAAACAGTACTTTTGAAGTAACTCCTTATGGCTATAAACTTTCTGTTATAAACACTGTATTATAAGAGAAATTAAGAGCCAAAGTTTGTATTTGAAGATGACGACGGAGATACATTTTACTTTTTGATATGTAGTATTGATTTCTTTgcttattttaaaaataccgATTCGACAAATTTACATGACATAATCTAATAGGGGTAAGGATCTTCATATAAATTAGTAAATTGTGATTTGGTGCAGTAACTGTACTGTGAATTTATTCTTTTTTCCTTGCACTGGAAAAACATAGTAATCATgtttatcttttattttatttggatTTCAAGGATTTTAGTAGTACTTATCTTGCAGCAATAGCTTCGTTTTATTAGCAAAGCATAGATGTTTCATAATACTCTATCGGTGGATAGACTTTTAGCCTTCATCAGTGCTAATTAAGGATGGTATGTCTGGGAaacaacaaaaataacaaagCTCAGAAGATTATTATCCTTGATTTAGCTTATTTCTCTGCTGATATTTTTTTCACATGCATTTACTATGTTTGTCAGAGGCGACTCAATTGCGGAGGTTGTAGTCGTGGGATGTGGGAGGCCGGGGTTTAGCTTCCTGGCGGCGGTGAGGTTGAGACGCCGTGCTGGTCGCCCGGTGTCTCGGAGAGGAGCGTGCGCGAGGGAGGCTGGGAGATCTGATTCAATCTCCAGCTTATCCGTTTCATTAACCAAATATTTAGCCTTATAGGCACACCCTAACATGCTGCTAACAACCCTGAGAATGCTAAGTAAACAATCAAATCTCAATTTGTTCATAAACTCCAGGGATGCTGACTAGCCACGGTTTGGCTTGTGGCGCTGGTAGGTTCGGCCCACCATAACAATGTTCTTGTGTGCCATATGAGTGTTCAATACTATTTCTCCAGCTGGTTACACATCAAAATTGCAAAATTTTTACACTTGTATAAGATGTTATATGTAGCTTTGTGTATTGCAGATGTTATGTGTATTGCACCAAATCTTTTGTCACCCGGAGCTTTTGTTTAGTTCCTGATTTGCCCTACTATGAGGGAAATGTCTTTTACAGTAACATCACTATTTCTTATGTATTAACACAGGATTAAGATATTTTGTAGATGCATTTTGAGCACACAAGCTCCCCAAGCAGGGTGGGTCTGTTTCATATAAACTGAGAACATAGTGCTACAGATCTTTTGTACATGTAATCAAAAGTTACATTTGGTCAGACATATTTGTGTTACTACAATGTACCGTGTGAGCAAATATTTGACAAATGGCCATACATTTCTTGAGCCAAGACAATGTTTATATTACTCTGTTTGCATAGTTTCCATAGGGACAGCATTATATATGATGATATTTGTTGGTAGATTAACATCTTTCTACACTTAATTTTTAGCTCCCAGCAAAGCACGGGCATTCAGCTAGTAGGCTCTAATGACCAAATAGACATCTGTGTAATTAGATGTAATTAGATCAACAATCAGCTTATGTTTAGTCCTACTATTCGGCATGTAAATAAGTGGGCTAAAGTTAACCTTTTAGATCCAAGCACCCCCTAAATCGATACCAAAGAGGATTCATTGGCCAACCAACCAGAACATAAGACATGGTGCTGACTCAAATTGAAGTACATGCTCAGGTCTGTTTTCACTACTGGCATTACCATAAGCATTCTGATCGAGACATACGGGCATGCTTAACTTTATTTATATGATTTTCCATAAGTAGGGTTCTATGTCTTCATCTTCGCTAACACAGACTATTGTCATTTAAGAAGATCCAGCTCACCTGAAAAGGTAAATTGGCGAGGACAATTCACAGATTCAGACACGTGAACTCAGCTCGAATATACGACATGGTTTAAAGAAGAATGCCAAAGCAAGGTGCAAACTCAAAATGCGCAACAAAGACACAACATAAATATTGTATTTAGTATAAGGTGCATCAGACCATCACTCGTCAGCACAAACCAACTACGCCCATACAACTCCAGCATAGTTCACCGGAGGCAAGATCCCTCTTCTCTCGCAGTACTACGCACATGGGCACATTATCACCACAGATGACACACAACTTCATTGTAGCAGCACCGCAGCAGATGACAGCCTCACCTCTAGAACTGTAAACCAAGCTAAGGGCGATGACCAATGCATAGCTGCAGCACAGCAATTTCTGCAAACACAAGAAACAACTATAAGACATTACCATTACCAACTTTCTCAATGCCAAGCATGCTATCCTGAAAGGCTACAAATTATCAGCCTATCACAATATGGCATTCTTTTAATGGTTGTTGGCTTGTTACGATGCGCGAGATTGTGCAAAAGTTTCAACAGTGGAAATCAAGATTTTGAGAAAAAGCCGTGGCAATTTAGGAGCTTCGGAAATGTGCTCTTCTTGTAGGGAGATTTACACTTCTCAAGGCAAGCTAAATGTGTGCTGTAGAGAGACTTACACCAGGGGGCAATCTTCCACTGAAAGTGCAAGTTGTCTTCCAGTCCCAGATTCCAATCCGAGAGCATGAGTTTGGTGTCATTGCGCACCCCACCATGGTCTTTATCCACCAGGAAGACACTGAAGTTGAGGGAGATACTGCGCAACATGTGTATGAACCCAAAGCCATCTCCCATGTCACGGCCCTTTGACAACAATGTGAACTCATCCAAGTAGCACGGGTTGTACGCCTTAAGCTTCAACTGTACATTGGATCAATCaaacatgcaaaaaaaaaatctattagtCACTTTCCTTTTCTAAAATAATGCTGCGTGCTGAATGGTGATTGCAAAAAGTTGAAGGTACACCCCTGCTTACAAAAAATAAAATTCATCCAAATCCAACATGAACACAGTAGATATGAACCCTTGCAGCCCATTAGAGATTCAttcaacaaaaacaaaaacagaaAGCATTTAGcaccaagcaagttggggttgGGTAGCCATTCAAGAAAAAGTTGGGGTTAGGTATGCTAGAGATGAAGACAGCAAGAACATCAGGAGAGAGCATAAAAAAAGGCAGTAGTAATAGTGATATATAATAGATGGGAGCCATGGTTCCTGCACTTGGATTACTGAACTGGGGTGATGCCTTCAGCTGAAAAAATAATCAGGAGAGCTTTCCTCTCCATATATGCATCGTACCAACCTCAAGCCCTATATGCAGCCAAAGATGGTAACCACTTCTGATTACTTGACTAGAGCAAACGATTGTTGGATAATGAGGATTTGATGCCTACAATGTTTGGTTTGATAACTCCCAACTCTCAATAGTTTCTTCTAGATAAACCAGACAAGTGGGACAACAGACCTCTATTTGATGCATGAATTTAATTTATTCATTCGTGCAATTTTCAGCATGTGGAACTGGAATGATGGCACACAAATATACTAGACCTCTATTGTGTATATTCTGACATAATGCAATTGTACCTCCACACGTTACCTAAAAGGAATTGGTATAGCCTCATGACAAGGTGTTCGCACAAGCATGCACTTGGTTACTGGCTAGGGCGTTTGGGATCAAATTGTTTTCTCTAATCTCAGCTCTGGATACAAAGCAGCAGAAAAAACATTCGATGCCTCTGTGCTGACATGGCGTTGAGTGTCTATGCTTGTTAAGCTACATGACATCACAAAGAACTTTTTTGGACCACGAAAGAGAATTGAGGATATAGATGGAGAGAGCAAATGACCAAAGAGTGAACTGAGCATTGACTAAACTTTAGGACCAAATTGGTCGGTATCCCATTTTTGGAGATGTTgctcaagacggcggcatccaGAGTTAAAATTGATCATAGATGCCCAATTTTATGTTGTATTCCTGAGTTCCTACTGGTGATTAAATCTTCATTGGATGGTCATGGAGCCCTATGACCACCTGCCATCGATAATGGGATGGACAAGGGAATGTACTCCAGACCTGGTTGCACCACCCATCGGGGTGGAGGGTGAGAGTTTCAGCAAACGAGGCTATGAAAAAGAGCACAGCCAGAAGGGGAGGCAAAAACACGGGCTCACCTACACCTACATCGAAACACACACATAAATACAATTTATGGACATCAATAATATTTTGGGAAACATGTCAATCAAGAAGAATCATGTTGACACAAAAAGGTTGTCCATAAGCATGCTATGGAAAAAAGACAATCAACTTATTATCCCATATTGGTGGGGGAAAACTTAGTCTTTTTAATGTAGCTCACTCATGGACATCGTCAATTGTTTCCACAAAATTTGAGTATAAACATAATTGTCTGTGATCTGCATGTATGTATTCTTTTCCACAAATTTTGGAAATGCACAAAGTGCACTTTTTGGAAAATAACCAGAGGAGCACCTGACAGCAACAGATATCAAGCTCCAAACAACAGAATGATGGATAAATTGCAAAGTAAATTTTGTACAGACACCCTTCCACTTGCCGCCAGTGAGAGATAGGAGCGGGGCTGTATAGAGAGGCAGGTAGGTGGTGTCATGAAACAGTTTAGAACTTACTCCTATATTGAGAGCTAACGAGCAGGGATGAAAATGGAATGGATATCCGTCGGACCGAAGGGTTCTGATACTAAACGGGATATTCTGTATCTGAATCATGATACTCAATATCTAATCCAGATCCAAATCCAAATACTCAAAGTCGGATATTCGataggaaaaagtccatttttgaccatcGAACTATCGACTGCGTCCGGATTTGACAATGTAACTCTAAAACCAAACATAGGCAACCACCCAACTCTCAAATCCATTCATATTGGGCCATCGGATggttttcctgggtggtttTGGTGATGCCGACGCCAcatggcggtggggcccacctaT
This genomic interval carries:
- the LOC120673785 gene encoding uncharacterized protein LOC120673785, coding for MSPAAADCPLSHCCLWSKLCLPLVPRVDPNREYAFMPTDADDIPARPVLVGIMATFEGERWLHLHRFRVARSGRVLGGALETLGGDYYKAKTPISHIRSATAVGSPDGRSLSLCFFSSEADFADLIASKISPPVPLQLHMDLAADDDRGITVSRLPGLSPEVGPFMPTCPISAAGDLWAPYLTEVYGPSSLAMQRFDKDAAKWVVVGTVVLKLPPPGPDMLSDTIPALQGHVVVGNTILLSLWPFNLFYAFNCSTRAWAVVATAREDWMYIPIWERGVYVEEDDTIYFLCKTFVYAYKLRKDQDRYQMAPPTTLGRVCPFTHEGYGFTTLPLISWWWDHVLCLDQPEAPLQL